In Papio anubis isolate 15944 chromosome 20, Panubis1.0, whole genome shotgun sequence, a single window of DNA contains:
- the RPS19 gene encoding 40S ribosomal protein S19: MPGVTVKDVNQQEFVRALAAFLKKSGKLKVPEWVDTVKLAKHKELAPYDENWFYTRAASTARHLYLRGGAGVGSMTKIYGGRQRNGVMPSHFSRGSKSVARRVLQALEGLKMVEKDQDGGRKLTPQGQRDLDRIAGQVAAANKKH, encoded by the exons ATGCCTGGAGTTACTGTAAAAGACGTGAACCAGCAGGAGTTCGTCAGAGCTCTGGCAGCCTTCCTCAAAAA GTCCGGGAAGCTGAAAGTCCCCGAATGGGTCGACACCGTCAAGCTAGCCAAGCACAAAGAGCTTGCTCCCTACGATGAGAACTGGTTCTACACACGAGCTG CTTCCACAGCGCGGCACCTGTACCTCCGGGGTGGCGCTGGGGTTGGCTCCATGACCAAGATCTATGGGGGACGTCAGAGAAACGGCGTCATGCCCAGCCACTTCAGCCGAGGCTCCAAGAGTGTGGCTCGTCGGGTCCTCCAAGCCCTGGAGGGGCTGAAAATGGTGGAAAAGGACCAAGATGG GGGCCGCAAACTGACACCTCAGGGACAGAGAGATCTGGACAGAATCGCCGGACAG GTGGCAGCTGCCAACAAGAAGCATTAG